The proteins below are encoded in one region of Thermosulfurimonas marina:
- the acpS gene encoding holo-ACP synthase, whose protein sequence is MLVGVGVDLVAVERVARLWKRYGKRFLRFFAEEEVAYARSRARGAEALAGAWAAKEALGKALGTGLSGFSPREVALVRRENGAPELRLSGRVARILEERKARAWVSLTHEAGVAAAVVILERS, encoded by the coding sequence ATGCTGGTGGGTGTGGGTGTGGATCTGGTGGCGGTGGAACGGGTGGCTCGGCTCTGGAAGCGTTACGGAAAGCGGTTTTTGCGCTTTTTTGCCGAAGAGGAAGTGGCTTATGCCCGCAGCCGGGCCCGGGGAGCAGAGGCCCTGGCCGGGGCCTGGGCGGCCAAGGAGGCCCTGGGTAAGGCCCTGGGCACGGGCCTTTCCGGGTTTTCCCCCCGAGAGGTGGCCCTGGTGCGCCGAGAAAACGGGGCTCCGGAGCTCCGGCTTTCGGGGCGGGTGGCCCGGATCCTTGAGGAAAGAAAGGCCCGGGCCTGGGTAAGTCTTACCCATGAGGCCGGAGTAGCCGCCGCGGTGGTCATCCTGGAAAGGAGTTAG
- a CDS encoding NAD(P)H-hydrate dehydratase codes for MRLVYAAEMQALDRFTIQEVGVPAEVLMENAGRGVAEILLSRFPEEARRGTLILCGPGNNGGDGLVVARHLHQRGLPVKVLLLAPEEKYRGEAGINLRVARYAGIPLLRAQDEATLEALAPEILGAPLLVDALFGTGLSREVSGVFARAIELMNQAPAPVVAVDMPSGLSADTGRPLGVAVRATLTATMALPKVGQVIYPGREYVGELRVVDIGMPPRVIEERAPARFYLTRKWAAGCLKGRPPESHKGTFGHLLVLAGSRGKSGAAVLCARGALRAGVGLVTLVSAASLQPLLASYLPEALTWGLSPETPEGELSPECAGEILSRAERMRAAVLGPGFGLSEAAGQLARRLARELPVPTVLDADALTALSGRLEELKEARAPRVLTPHPGEMARLLGLPKEEIQARRLEIAREAARKSHQVVVLKGAATVVAAPDGREAVNSAGNPGLAQGGTGDVLSGLLGALLAQGYEPFEAACLAVYLHGAAGDLLSRRVGPFGFTASEVADALPRLFRELVLYAGNI; via the coding sequence ATGAGACTGGTCTATGCGGCGGAGATGCAGGCCCTGGATCGTTTTACCATCCAGGAAGTGGGGGTGCCGGCCGAGGTCCTGATGGAAAACGCCGGCCGAGGAGTGGCCGAAATTCTCCTTTCCCGCTTTCCCGAAGAGGCCCGCCGAGGCACGTTGATTCTCTGCGGCCCGGGTAATAACGGAGGAGACGGCCTGGTAGTGGCCCGCCACCTCCATCAGCGGGGACTCCCGGTCAAGGTCCTCCTCCTGGCTCCGGAGGAAAAATACCGGGGAGAGGCCGGGATCAACCTGCGGGTGGCCCGCTACGCCGGAATCCCCCTCCTTCGGGCCCAGGACGAGGCTACCCTGGAGGCCCTGGCCCCGGAGATCCTCGGGGCCCCCCTCCTGGTGGACGCCCTTTTCGGGACCGGGCTTTCCCGGGAGGTCTCCGGGGTCTTTGCCCGGGCCATCGAGCTTATGAACCAGGCCCCGGCCCCGGTGGTGGCCGTGGATATGCCCTCCGGACTTTCGGCCGATACCGGCCGTCCCCTGGGGGTGGCCGTGCGGGCTACGCTTACGGCTACCATGGCCCTTCCCAAGGTGGGGCAAGTAATCTACCCCGGACGGGAGTATGTGGGAGAACTCCGGGTGGTGGATATCGGGATGCCTCCCCGGGTCATTGAGGAGAGGGCTCCGGCCCGCTTCTATCTCACCCGAAAGTGGGCCGCGGGTTGCCTTAAGGGCCGGCCGCCAGAAAGCCATAAGGGCACCTTCGGCCATCTCCTGGTGCTCGCGGGCTCGCGAGGAAAAAGTGGGGCGGCCGTCCTCTGCGCCCGGGGGGCCCTGAGGGCCGGGGTAGGCCTGGTTACCCTGGTCTCTGCCGCCTCTCTGCAACCCCTTCTGGCCTCCTATCTCCCGGAGGCCCTTACCTGGGGACTTTCTCCGGAGACCCCGGAAGGGGAACTCTCTCCGGAATGCGCCGGGGAGATCCTTTCCCGGGCCGAAAGAATGCGGGCCGCGGTCCTGGGACCGGGTTTCGGTCTCTCGGAGGCGGCCGGTCAACTGGCCCGGAGGCTGGCCCGCGAGCTTCCGGTGCCCACAGTGCTCGATGCGGACGCCCTTACCGCGCTCTCCGGAAGGCTCGAGGAATTGAAAGAGGCCCGGGCCCCGCGGGTCCTCACTCCCCATCCCGGAGAGATGGCCCGGCTCCTGGGGCTTCCCAAAGAGGAAATCCAGGCCCGGCGCCTGGAGATCGCCCGCGAGGCGGCCCGGAAGAGCCACCAGGTGGTGGTCCTCAAGGGGGCGGCCACGGTGGTGGCCGCTCCGGATGGACGGGAGGCCGTAAACTCTGCGGGCAATCCCGGACTGGCCCAGGGAGGCACCGGAGATGTCCTTTCCGGCCTCCTGGGGGCCCTTCTGGCCCAGGGGTACGAACCCTTTGAGGCCGCCTGTCTGGCGGTCTATCTTCACGGAGCCGCAGGGGATCTTCTTTCCCGGCGGGTGGGGCCCTTCGGTTTTACGGCCTCAGAGGTGGCCGACGCTCTGCCCCGCCTCTTTCGCGAGCTGGTCCTTTATGCCGGAAATATATAA
- a CDS encoding ATP-dependent 6-phosphofructokinase, giving the protein MKPTCSLFDFIEEIPEDINTQIETLGPARIENPLDLPEGCFVTDEMRISLRVSEEFLRQALAEGRSFPAAELAGPRPYIYFDPAKSRAAIVTCGGLCPGINDVIRSIVLTLYHSYGVRHIYGIRYGLQGFIPAYGHDVLELSPEVVSEIHELGGTFLGTSRGHQPVDQIVDALERMNVNILFMIGGDGTFRAATKIKEEIARRGLKIAVVGVPKTIDNDIWLVSRTFGFVTAVEEACKAIRCAHTEAVGAPNGIGLVKVMGRYSGFIAAAATLATKEVNFCLIPEEDFDLEGPQGLLAALERRLKERRHAVIVVAEGAGQKYVQPEKPEYDPSGNIKLGDIGTFLRDRIKAYFQERGLEVYVRYIDPSYIIRSVPASVDDRIYCGFLGQYAVHAAMAGKTGLMISYLNHHYVHIPLAEATKRRKQVNTRSRFWLSVLESTGQGRLRND; this is encoded by the coding sequence ATGAAGCCCACCTGTTCCCTTTTTGATTTCATCGAAGAGATCCCGGAGGACATCAATACCCAGATTGAAACCCTTGGCCCGGCCCGCATCGAAAATCCCCTGGATCTTCCGGAAGGCTGTTTTGTGACCGACGAGATGCGCATTAGTCTGCGGGTCTCCGAGGAATTTCTGCGGCAGGCCCTTGCCGAGGGCCGGTCTTTCCCTGCGGCGGAACTTGCCGGCCCCAGGCCTTACATCTACTTTGATCCGGCCAAGAGCCGGGCGGCTATCGTCACCTGCGGGGGGCTTTGCCCGGGAATCAACGACGTGATCCGCTCTATCGTCCTCACCCTCTATCACTCCTATGGGGTGCGGCACATCTACGGCATCCGTTACGGACTGCAGGGCTTCATCCCGGCCTACGGCCACGATGTGCTGGAGCTCAGCCCGGAGGTGGTCTCGGAGATCCACGAGCTGGGGGGGACCTTTCTGGGAACCTCGCGGGGCCATCAGCCGGTGGACCAGATCGTGGATGCCCTGGAGCGTATGAACGTGAATATCCTTTTTATGATCGGGGGCGACGGGACCTTTCGGGCCGCCACCAAGATCAAGGAGGAGATCGCCCGCCGGGGGCTCAAGATCGCCGTGGTGGGGGTCCCCAAGACCATTGACAACGACATCTGGCTGGTCTCCCGGACCTTTGGCTTTGTGACCGCGGTGGAGGAGGCTTGCAAGGCCATCCGCTGCGCCCACACCGAGGCTGTGGGAGCCCCGAACGGAATCGGTCTGGTCAAGGTCATGGGGCGTTATTCCGGTTTTATCGCCGCCGCGGCCACTTTGGCCACCAAGGAGGTCAATTTCTGTCTCATTCCCGAGGAGGATTTCGATCTTGAGGGCCCCCAGGGGCTCCTTGCGGCCCTGGAAAGACGCCTCAAAGAGCGCCGGCATGCGGTAATCGTGGTGGCCGAGGGCGCAGGCCAGAAATATGTCCAGCCCGAAAAGCCGGAATATGATCCCTCAGGCAATATCAAACTCGGAGACATCGGGACCTTCCTGCGGGATCGGATCAAGGCCTACTTCCAGGAGCGGGGCCTGGAGGTCTATGTGCGCTACATCGATCCCAGTTACATCATCCGCAGTGTGCCCGCCTCGGTGGACGACCGTATCTATTGCGGCTTTCTAGGGCAGTATGCCGTGCACGCGGCCATGGCTGGAAAGACCGGGCTCATGATTAGCTACCTCAACCACCACTACGTGCACATTCCTCTGGCGGAGGCCACCAAACGGCGCAAACAGGTCAATACCCGTAGCCGCTTCTGGCTCTCGGTGCTCGAGTCCACCGGGCAGGGCCGCCTGCGGAACGACTAG
- a CDS encoding ABC transporter ATP-binding protein: MEGVPLLQVKGLRLGLRSGPVLVDGVDFGLGRGEILGLVGESGCGKSLTGLSCLGLFPPGVIPLEGRVLFQNQDLLSLAPEERRRFRGRHLALIFQEPLSALNPVFTIGHQIEEVLSEHRGLRGEAAREEALRLLAEVRLPDPEVRYGNYPHELSGGMRQRAMIAMALAGEPEVLVADEPTTALDVTVQAQILELFRELRLRRHLALLFISHDLSVIREVADRVAVMYAGEIVEEAPREALFEQPLHPYTRGLLAAFPRLGVRRLEALPGQVPSPGRWPSGCRFAPRCPEREGRCERIHPELREVSPGRKVRCLRR, encoded by the coding sequence GTGGAGGGGGTTCCCCTCCTTCAAGTTAAAGGTCTGCGGCTGGGCCTCAGGTCGGGACCGGTTCTGGTAGATGGAGTAGATTTCGGTCTTGGCCGGGGAGAGATTCTGGGCCTGGTGGGGGAAAGCGGCTGTGGCAAATCCCTGACCGGCCTTTCCTGTTTAGGCCTTTTTCCCCCGGGAGTGATTCCCTTAGAAGGCCGGGTCCTTTTTCAAAATCAGGACCTCTTAAGCCTTGCTCCGGAGGAGCGCCGTCGCTTTCGGGGCCGACACCTGGCCCTTATCTTTCAAGAACCCCTGAGTGCCCTCAATCCGGTCTTCACCATCGGTCACCAGATTGAGGAGGTCCTCTCCGAACACCGGGGGCTCCGCGGAGAGGCGGCCCGGGAGGAGGCCCTGCGGCTTCTGGCCGAAGTGCGCCTGCCGGACCCGGAGGTCCGCTATGGTAACTACCCTCACGAACTTTCCGGGGGAATGCGCCAGCGGGCCATGATCGCTATGGCCCTGGCCGGAGAGCCGGAAGTCCTTGTGGCCGACGAACCCACCACCGCGCTTGACGTCACGGTCCAGGCCCAGATCCTCGAACTTTTCAGGGAATTGCGCCTTCGGCGCCATCTGGCCCTCCTCTTTATTTCCCACGATCTTTCGGTGATCCGGGAAGTGGCGGATCGGGTGGCGGTAATGTATGCCGGAGAAATCGTGGAGGAGGCCCCGCGCGAGGCCCTTTTTGAGCAGCCCCTCCATCCTTATACCCGCGGTCTTCTGGCGGCCTTTCCCCGGCTGGGGGTGAGGCGCCTTGAGGCCCTACCGGGACAGGTACCCTCCCCTGGAAGGTGGCCCTCCGGCTGCCGCTTTGCCCCCCGCTGTCCAGAAAGGGAGGGCCGCTGTGAGAGAATCCATCCGGAGCTTCGGGAGGTGAGCCCGGGCCGGAAGGTGAGGTGTCTTCGAAGATGA
- a CDS encoding oligopeptide/dipeptide ABC transporter ATP-binding protein, with the protein MSSKMSVLALREVEKAYGLRRFWGRGPQLLVLRGINLELSENEVLGLVGESGCGKSTLARLALALERPDRGEFYFLGQPYWELPRAERKRLRPALQAVFQDPAASLNPRKKVEDLVTEPLRLLGVSKAEARERAAEMLRLVGLEEDLLPRFPHQLSGGQRQRVALARALVTRPRAVVLDEPTSALDVSVQAQILELLKELQQRFPMSYLFISHNLPVVLYLSHRVAVMYLGEIVEEAPREVFLKGSGLHPYTEALLAAVPGEGRPGRPLPGEPPSLLKRPSGCVFHPRCPEVQELCVRERPRLRERTPGHRVACHRR; encoded by the coding sequence GTGTCTTCGAAGATGAGCGTGCTCGCCCTGCGGGAGGTGGAAAAGGCTTACGGCCTGCGCCGTTTCTGGGGAAGAGGGCCCCAACTATTAGTCCTTCGAGGGATCAATCTCGAGCTTTCGGAAAACGAGGTCCTGGGGTTGGTGGGGGAGAGCGGCTGCGGCAAAAGCACCCTGGCCCGGCTGGCCCTGGCCCTGGAGAGACCAGACCGGGGAGAGTTCTACTTTTTGGGGCAACCTTACTGGGAGCTTCCCCGTGCGGAAAGGAAACGTTTGCGGCCGGCCCTTCAAGCCGTCTTTCAGGATCCGGCCGCCTCTCTCAATCCCCGCAAGAAGGTGGAGGATCTGGTTACCGAACCCTTGAGGCTTCTAGGGGTGAGCAAAGCCGAGGCCCGGGAGCGGGCGGCGGAGATGTTGCGCCTGGTGGGGCTGGAGGAGGATCTTCTTCCCCGCTTTCCCCATCAACTTTCCGGGGGCCAGCGCCAGCGGGTGGCCCTGGCCCGGGCCCTGGTCACCCGGCCTCGAGCGGTGGTCCTGGATGAACCCACCTCGGCCCTGGATGTCTCCGTACAGGCCCAGATCCTGGAACTCCTCAAAGAACTTCAGCAACGCTTTCCCATGAGTTATCTTTTTATTTCGCACAATCTTCCGGTGGTCCTCTATCTGAGTCATCGGGTGGCGGTCATGTATCTGGGAGAAATTGTGGAGGAGGCCCCGCGGGAGGTCTTTTTGAAGGGATCCGGGCTTCACCCTTATACCGAGGCCCTGCTGGCCGCAGTCCCCGGGGAAGGACGACCCGGAAGGCCCCTTCCGGGAGAGCCTCCAAGTCTCCTGAAACGCCCCAGCGGTTGCGTCTTTCACCCCCGCTGCCCGGAAGTCCAGGAGCTCTGTGTTCGGGAAAGGCCCAGGCTCCGGGAGCGAACCCCCGGGCACCGGGTGGCCTGCCATCGGCGCTAG
- the rtcA gene encoding RNA 3'-terminal phosphate cyclase: MLILDGSYGEGGGQILRTALTLSLLTGRSFRLVNIRAGRPRPGLRPQHLACVLGAARLSGAEVEGAEKGSREIVFRPRAPRPGAYTLEIGTAGATSLLFQTLYLPLAQAGGGRLILRGGTHVPQSPCFHYLAEVFWPLVETMGLSGRLTLRKYGFYPRGGGEILAEIGPARELRGLDLGAPLRPEVTRVFSFVTADLPEHIRRRQASRAEKLLREAGLSVEVRLEKAPSASPGTFVGVVGQEDFRRAGVFALGARGKPAEKVAEEAVGPYLQIMERASSVDQYLADQLLLPAALAKGLTRFRTPAVTRHLLTNAWVIRQFLPEVKIEIQGAEGEPGEVMVHGSGTF, encoded by the coding sequence ATGCTTATCCTTGATGGATCTTACGGAGAGGGCGGGGGACAGATCCTGCGCACGGCCCTTACCCTTTCCCTCCTTACCGGTCGCTCCTTCCGGCTGGTGAATATCCGGGCCGGACGCCCCCGGCCCGGGCTGCGTCCCCAGCACCTGGCCTGTGTCCTGGGGGCGGCCCGCCTCTCCGGGGCCGAAGTGGAGGGGGCGGAAAAGGGCTCCCGGGAGATCGTCTTTCGTCCCCGAGCCCCCCGTCCCGGAGCTTATACGCTGGAGATTGGAACCGCCGGGGCTACCTCCCTCCTCTTTCAGACCCTCTATCTCCCCCTGGCCCAGGCCGGGGGCGGACGCCTTATCCTTCGCGGAGGAACCCATGTGCCCCAGAGCCCCTGTTTTCATTATTTGGCCGAGGTCTTCTGGCCGCTGGTGGAGACCATGGGGCTTTCCGGAAGGCTCACCCTGCGCAAATACGGTTTTTATCCCCGGGGAGGAGGGGAAATCCTGGCCGAGATCGGCCCGGCCCGAGAACTCCGGGGACTGGACCTCGGAGCTCCCCTGCGCCCCGAAGTGACCCGGGTGTTTTCTTTTGTGACCGCGGACCTTCCCGAGCATATCCGGCGGCGCCAGGCGTCCCGGGCGGAAAAACTCTTGCGCGAGGCCGGGCTTTCGGTGGAAGTTCGTCTGGAGAAGGCCCCCAGCGCCTCCCCGGGGACCTTCGTGGGGGTAGTGGGACAGGAGGACTTCCGAAGGGCCGGGGTCTTTGCCCTGGGGGCCCGGGGAAAGCCGGCCGAAAAGGTGGCCGAGGAGGCGGTGGGGCCTTATCTTCAAATCATGGAGAGGGCTTCCTCGGTGGATCAATATCTGGCAGATCAGTTACTCCTTCCTGCGGCTCTGGCTAAAGGTTTAACACGTTTCCGCACCCCGGCGGTGACCCGCCATCTTTTAACCAACGCCTGGGTCATCCGGCAGTTCCTCCCGGAGGTAAAGATCGAGATCCAGGGGGCCGAGGGGGAACCCGGAGAGGTCATGGTCCATGGAAGCGGAACGTTTTGA
- a CDS encoding RNA ligase yields the protein MEAERFERIRERFSRIYERNPALKKLPLEVWETALADARLVPLAGVEENLFRLRRDFRGFPEGTVLGEEILVPGFPHIPRIFRLTSGVPRYFAGPFFAEEKIEGYNVRLFTVGGEILAVTRRGFVCPFATDRWPDFLPRLPEFFEEHPNLAVCCEVAGPGNPFVGEWPSYVKEDVRFFVFDLLRFPEGRFLPPEEKYALFEAYQFPAPEISGPFEPGDLSPLLELLRRYEAEGREGVVLKGASGSPYLKYVTPISNLEDLRVVFPYLGEVPPEYLTHRLVRYVLSRWELFGDFGPEEERALAGRVFRGLAEFLERISEGEPVSETFRVRFRTERAFRALLAHFRHAQVKVEVLSEERKRGYLEVTFRKIYPRATAFWRNKLEGFSVVD from the coding sequence ATGGAAGCGGAACGTTTTGAAAGGATCCGAGAGCGATTTTCTCGGATCTATGAGCGCAATCCGGCCCTAAAAAAGCTCCCTTTAGAGGTCTGGGAGACCGCCTTGGCCGACGCCCGGCTGGTGCCGCTGGCCGGGGTGGAAGAAAACCTCTTTCGCCTACGCCGAGATTTTCGGGGATTTCCGGAGGGGACCGTCCTGGGGGAGGAGATTTTGGTCCCCGGGTTTCCGCACATCCCCCGCATCTTCCGTTTGACCAGCGGGGTGCCCCGCTATTTTGCAGGGCCCTTTTTTGCGGAAGAGAAGATCGAAGGCTACAACGTGAGGCTTTTTACGGTGGGCGGAGAGATCCTGGCGGTGACCCGGCGGGGCTTCGTCTGTCCCTTTGCCACCGACCGCTGGCCGGATTTTTTGCCCCGTCTTCCGGAGTTTTTTGAAGAGCATCCGAATCTGGCGGTCTGCTGTGAGGTGGCCGGTCCGGGAAACCCCTTTGTGGGAGAATGGCCGTCCTATGTGAAAGAGGACGTGCGGTTTTTTGTCTTTGATCTCCTGCGTTTTCCTGAGGGCCGCTTCCTTCCCCCGGAGGAGAAGTACGCCCTCTTTGAAGCCTACCAATTCCCCGCTCCGGAGATCTCCGGGCCCTTCGAGCCCGGGGATCTCTCTCCCCTTCTCGAACTCCTCCGGCGCTACGAGGCCGAGGGACGGGAAGGGGTGGTCCTCAAAGGGGCCTCCGGAAGTCCTTACCTCAAATATGTCACTCCCATCTCCAACCTGGAAGACCTCCGAGTGGTCTTTCCTTACTTGGGGGAGGTTCCTCCGGAGTACCTCACCCACCGTCTGGTGCGCTATGTCCTCAGTCGCTGGGAGCTTTTCGGGGACTTTGGACCGGAGGAGGAACGGGCCCTGGCCGGGAGGGTCTTTCGGGGCCTGGCCGAGTTTTTGGAAAGGATTTCCGAGGGGGAGCCGGTTTCCGAGACCTTTCGGGTGCGCTTTCGCACGGAAAGGGCCTTTCGCGCCCTATTGGCCCATTTTAGACACGCTCAGGTGAAGGTGGAGGTCCTTTCCGAGGAAAGGAAGAGAGGGTATCTCGAGGTGACCTTTCGGAAGATCTATCCCCGGGCTACGGCCTTCTGGCGCAACAAGCTGGAGGGCTTTTCCGTGGTGGACTAA
- a CDS encoding permease, protein MSSEKWLLLYLSQLGGLFLEAAPYLLLGLLLAGLLRVFVSEDWLSRHLGGHTLKGALKAALLGLPLPLCSCGVLPAAVGLYRAGAGLPATFAFLVATPQTSADAILLAYGLLGGVFALAYPLSALWVALWVALAVRFLVGESPSPSTPLAACACCAAETSHQHTFGERVWTSLLYAVEELLADLSRPLAVGFLLAALVALILPPGLAERLSAHGLVYPAMILVGLPLYVCATASIPLAYTLLLKGFSPGAVLVFLVTGPATNLTSITVLSRLFGLRTVTLYLLALILAALTAGLALDTLFPGLSAKVSPSAPEGPSLLNTLSAALLALLLLREILWKPLWKDREPGCACQS, encoded by the coding sequence ATGAGTTCTGAAAAATGGCTTCTCCTCTATCTCTCCCAACTGGGAGGGCTCTTCCTGGAGGCGGCCCCTTATCTCCTTTTGGGCCTCCTTTTGGCCGGACTCCTGCGGGTCTTTGTCTCCGAGGACTGGCTCAGCCGACACTTAGGAGGGCACACCCTAAAGGGAGCCCTGAAGGCCGCCCTCCTGGGGCTTCCGCTTCCCCTCTGTTCCTGCGGGGTTCTGCCGGCAGCGGTAGGGCTTTATCGGGCCGGGGCCGGTCTCCCGGCCACCTTCGCCTTCCTGGTGGCCACTCCCCAGACCAGCGCCGACGCCATCCTCCTGGCCTACGGTCTTCTGGGCGGGGTTTTCGCCCTGGCCTATCCACTTTCGGCCCTGTGGGTGGCCCTGTGGGTGGCCCTTGCGGTGCGCTTTCTGGTGGGGGAAAGCCCCTCCCCTTCCACTCCCCTTGCGGCCTGCGCCTGCTGCGCTGCGGAAACCTCCCATCAACACACCTTTGGAGAAAGGGTCTGGACCTCCCTGCTCTATGCCGTGGAAGAACTTCTGGCGGATCTGTCCCGGCCTCTGGCCGTGGGCTTTCTGCTAGCGGCCCTGGTGGCCCTGATCCTTCCTCCGGGGCTGGCCGAAAGGCTTTCGGCCCACGGATTGGTCTATCCGGCCATGATCCTGGTGGGGCTTCCCCTTTATGTGTGCGCCACCGCCTCCATTCCCCTGGCCTACACCCTCCTCCTTAAGGGCTTCAGCCCCGGGGCGGTGCTGGTCTTTCTGGTGACCGGACCAGCCACTAACCTTACCAGTATCACCGTACTTTCCCGGCTTTTCGGTCTGCGCACGGTGACGCTCTATCTTCTGGCCCTTATCCTGGCGGCCCTCACCGCAGGCCTGGCCCTGGATACCCTTTTCCCCGGCCTTTCGGCCAAGGTCTCTCCTTCCGCCCCGGAGGGTCCGAGCCTTCTGAACACCCTCTCGGCGGCCCTCCTGGCCCTCCTTCTTCTGCGGGAGATCCTCTGGAAACCTCTCTGGAAGGACCGGGAGCCGGGCTGCGCTTGTCAGAGTTAG
- a CDS encoding TIGR01777 family oxidoreductase — protein MMKRVFVAGGTGFIGGHLLRALVEKGLEVRALVRSRAKVARLPQGVRAVLGDPLRPGPWQEEAATCEVAFNLTGANIFRRWDEEYKRLIRDSRVLSSRLLAETLPPGGTLVNASAVGYYGDTGEEEVDEDHPPGEDFLARVCREWEEAAFSGELRGLRVVVGRFGVVLGPDGGALLKMLPAFRLGFGGPIGDGRQWFPWIHVRDLVEALLFLAERPEARGPFNLVAPEVVRQRDFARTLGRVLRRPAFLPTPRWALRLLFGEVAQVLTASCRARPRRLLDLGFRFRFPRLFEALEDLLRR, from the coding sequence ATGATGAAACGGGTCTTTGTGGCCGGGGGGACGGGCTTTATCGGGGGGCATCTCCTGCGGGCCCTGGTAGAAAAGGGCTTAGAGGTGCGGGCCCTGGTGCGTTCCCGGGCCAAGGTGGCCCGTCTTCCCCAGGGGGTGCGGGCCGTCCTGGGAGATCCCCTGCGGCCCGGCCCCTGGCAGGAGGAAGCCGCGACCTGCGAGGTGGCCTTCAACCTTACCGGGGCCAACATCTTCCGTCGCTGGGACGAGGAATACAAAAGGCTCATCCGGGACTCCCGGGTCCTTTCCTCGCGTCTTCTGGCCGAAACCCTCCCTCCAGGGGGGACCCTGGTAAATGCCTCGGCGGTGGGCTATTACGGGGATACCGGAGAGGAGGAGGTGGACGAGGACCATCCCCCGGGAGAGGACTTTTTGGCCCGGGTCTGTCGGGAGTGGGAGGAGGCCGCTTTCTCCGGAGAGCTCCGGGGCTTGAGGGTGGTGGTCGGCCGTTTTGGCGTGGTCCTGGGGCCGGACGGAGGGGCCCTCCTTAAGATGCTTCCGGCCTTTCGTCTGGGGTTCGGAGGCCCTATCGGGGATGGGCGTCAATGGTTCCCCTGGATCCACGTGCGCGATCTGGTGGAGGCCCTCCTTTTCCTGGCCGAAAGGCCCGAGGCCCGGGGGCCCTTCAATCTTGTGGCCCCGGAGGTGGTGCGCCAGAGGGATTTTGCCCGCACCTTGGGACGGGTCTTAAGGCGTCCGGCCTTTCTGCCTACCCCCCGCTGGGCCCTACGCCTGCTTTTCGGGGAGGTGGCCCAGGTGCTCACCGCCAGTTGTCGGGCCCGGCCCCGGAGGCTGCTTGACCTCGGCTTTCGCTTTCGTTTCCCCCGGCTCTTTGAGGCCCTGGAAGATCTTTTAAGGAGGTAG
- a CDS encoding FKBP-type peptidyl-prolyl cis-trans isomerase: MEMTVGPDRVVSLTYSLDIEGEEAPEWFKRPLQASFIFGREPVLPLIERAIEGAREKEEITLTIPPEEAYGPHRAHLVKEIPLSRLKHPERVRPGAYYEEEGPFGQKTFFKVLAVEGDRVKADFNHPAAGKNVIMRIRIEAVREATAQEILAAEIRRCGGG, encoded by the coding sequence ATGGAAATGACTGTGGGGCCGGATCGGGTAGTTTCTCTTACCTATTCTTTAGATATTGAGGGGGAGGAGGCCCCGGAATGGTTTAAGCGTCCGCTTCAGGCCTCCTTTATCTTTGGTCGGGAGCCGGTGTTGCCCCTGATCGAGCGGGCCATTGAGGGGGCCCGGGAGAAGGAGGAAATCACCCTCACCATTCCTCCGGAAGAGGCCTATGGCCCCCATCGGGCCCATCTGGTAAAGGAGATCCCCCTTTCTCGCTTGAAACACCCGGAGCGGGTAAGGCCCGGGGCCTACTATGAGGAAGAGGGGCCCTTTGGTCAGAAGACCTTTTTCAAAGTGCTCGCGGTGGAGGGCGACCGGGTAAAAGCCGACTTTAACCATCCGGCTGCGGGAAAGAACGTGATTATGCGCATCCGGATTGAGGCCGTGCGGGAGGCTACGGCCCAGGAGATCCTGGCGGCCGAGATCCGGCGCTGCGGCGGGGGTTGA